CCGGCTGGCCGGAAATGCTGATCGCGGCGGCGATCATTTTTTTGGCCGTTTCGGCTTTGGCGGGCGGGGCGAAGACGCGCACCAGCGGTTGGCCGCGGTCGACTTTGTCGCCCAGGCGTACCAGCATTTCCAGGCCGGTGGAGAAATCGAGTTTGTCGCCGAGTTTTTGGCGGCCGCCGCCGAGTTCGATAATCGCAAAGCCCAATTGCTCCACGTTCATGGCGGCAATGTAACCGGCGCGGGAGGCAGTGACTTCGCAGGCCGGAGCAATCGGACGCTTGGCATCGAGATTTCCGCCTTGGGCCGCCACCATTTCGCGGAATTTTTCCAGGGCCGCGCCGGAATCGATCAAACCTTGCAGCCGTTTTTTGGCGGCGGCGGCGGTTTTTTCCAGGCCCGTCGAAATGAGCAGCTCGGCGGTCAGTGCGAAGCACAGTTCGACCAAATCGGCCGGGCCCTTGCCTTGCAGCGTGGCCACGCTTTCGTCCACTTCCACGGCGTTGCCTGCCATGCGGCCGTGCGGTTGATTCATGTCGGTCAGCAAGGCCGTGGTGCGTACGTTCATTCGCTGGCCGGTGGCGACCATCGCCTGAGCCAGCGTTTTGGCGTCTTCCTGCTTCCGCATGAACGCGCCGCTGCCCCATTTCACGTCGAGCACCAAGGCGTTCAAGCCCTCGGCCATTTTTTTGCTCATGATGCTCGCGCAAATCAGCGGGATGCTGGGCACCGTGCCGCTGACATCTCGCAGGGCGTACAGCTTGCGGTCGGCGGGGACCAAATCGGCCGTGGCGCCGGTGATGACGCAGCCAACTTTTTCGACCACCGTGTGAATTTCCTTGTCGTTCAAATTCGTGCGGAAGCCGGGAATCGATTCCAACTTGTCGAGCGTGCCGCCGGTCGCCCCCAGGCCGCGGCCGGAAATCATCGGCACCTTCAGCCCGCAACAGGCCAACAGCGGCGCGATGACCAGCGAAGTTTTATCGCCGATGCCGCCGGTGGAATGCTTGTCGACCATGGTGCCCAAACTCGCGGGCCACTGGAGCGTAGCGCCCGATTGCAGCATGACGTCGACCAGCGCGGCGGTTTCGGCCGCATCCATGCCACGGAAAAAAATCGCCATCGCCAGGGCCGACATTTGATATTCCGGCACTTCGCCCCGGACGAACCCGCCCATGAATTGCGAAATTTCATCGGTAGTGAGCGTACCACCGTCACGCTTTTTCATGATCACGGCAACAGGATTCATGCAGTTTCTTTCAAATGAAATTGAATCGCGGAGACGCGGAGGCACAGAGAGGACAGTAAATAAGGCATAAGACTAACCACGGATGAAAGGAGATGAACACGGATTTCGCGGATAGGGCAAATTGAAAATCAAAGAAATCACCAGAGTGGAATAAACTCACTCCAATCAGAAAACTTCCTTTTGCCGATCTGTGTCCATCCTTTTCATCCGCGTTTATCTGCGTTTACTTGTTTTTCGACTCCTCTGCGTCTCCGCGTCTCTGCGGTTCATCTGGTTTTTGCTTCTTCGGCTAAAATGCCCAGCACGATGGTGCGGACTTTGTGGGCGGCGGCGGCGCCGATGGCGACGACTTCTTCGCCGGTAGTCGGTTTGGGATTCGGCTCGTCGGGCCGGCATTCGTTGGTGACAGTCGAAAGAGCCAGAACTCGCAGTCCGGCGTGGACGGCGACGATCGCTTCCGGGACCGTCGACATGCCGACGACGTCGCCGCCGATTTTACGGACGAACCGCTGCTCGGCCCGGGTTTCGTAATTCGGGCCGGTCACCGCCACGTACGTGCCGCAATGAGCGACAAAGTTTTCGCGGCGGGAGATTTCCAACGCCCGGTTGATGAGCGTGCGGTCGTAGGGCGCGCACATGTCTGGAAAGCGCGGGCCGAGTGAATCTTCGTTAATGCCGATCAGCGGATTGCCCCACATCAGGTTGATGTGGTCTTCCATTACCATCACGTCGCCGGAGCGATATTGCGGATTGAGTCCACCGCTGGCGTTGGAGACGATGAGCAGGTCGATGCCCAGGGATTTCATCACGCGAACCGGCAGCGTGATGTGCCACATGGGATAGCCTTCGTAAAAATGAAAGCGGCCTTGCATGGCCACGACGGGCAAACCGGCCAGCGTGCCGCAAACCAGTTGCCCTTTGTGGCCGATGGCGGTGGAGCGTGGGAAGTGGGGAATTTCCGCGTAGGGAATGATGGTGGGATTTTCAATGGCGGTGGCCAAATCGCCCAGGCCGGTGCCGAGGATGATGCCGGCCCGCGGTTTTTGGGGCCAGCGCGAGTGGATGAACGCTGAGGCGTCGGCGATTTTGGGGAGTTGGTGGAGCATATAAAAAAGCAGAAGGCAGAAGGCAGAAGATTTATTCTTCCTTGGCGTTTTTGATGATGGTGACGAAAATCGCTTTTAGCTCTTCTGTCTCGGCCATTAGGGAGGCTAGTTTTTCGACTGCGACAATCTCGCCATCGCGCAATAATTCGAACCAATAGGACACTTCCTCCAACTCCATTAAAGCGATGTTCACTTTGGCAGCGAATTCACACCGCTGCGTGCACGGGTTGCTTCACGAAAATTTGCACCCACTCCCATTCCCGCACGCAGCAGCTGATCGCCAATCCGCCGCCCCTCAAGCGAACTGGGCAAAGCCCGAACGAGTCGCATAATCCTCAATGCAAATTCCTTGGTTCGCGCTTTCAAATCTGCCCAACGATCATTCGGCATTATTCTGCCTTCTGCTTTCTGCCTTCTGCATTGCTCAATATCCCGTACCCGTTGATTTGCCGCCGCCGATAATCGGTTCCGGCGCGCTTGTACCCAAGCGCGTGCAGCCGAGTTCTTGCATCTTCAGCGCTTCGGCCTGGGTGCGCACGCCGCCGGCCGCTTTAATGCCCACGTTCGGCGGCGAATGCTTGCGCATCAGGGCCACGTCTTTTTCGGTCGCGCCTTTGTA
The sequence above is drawn from the Pirellulales bacterium genome and encodes:
- a CDS encoding purine-nucleoside phosphorylase, which encodes MLHQLPKIADASAFIHSRWPQKPRAGIILGTGLGDLATAIENPTIIPYAEIPHFPRSTAIGHKGQLVCGTLAGLPVVAMQGRFHFYEGYPMWHITLPVRVMKSLGIDLLIVSNASGGLNPQYRSGDVMVMEDHINLMWGNPLIGINEDSLGPRFPDMCAPYDRTLINRALEISRRENFVAHCGTYVAVTGPNYETRAEQRFVRKIGGDVVGMSTVPEAIVAVHAGLRVLALSTVTNECRPDEPNPKPTTGEEVVAIGAAAAHKVRTIVLGILAEEAKTR
- a CDS encoding thymidine phosphorylase — translated: MNPVAVIMKKRDGGTLTTDEISQFMGGFVRGEVPEYQMSALAMAIFFRGMDAAETAALVDVMLQSGATLQWPASLGTMVDKHSTGGIGDKTSLVIAPLLACCGLKVPMISGRGLGATGGTLDKLESIPGFRTNLNDKEIHTVVEKVGCVITGATADLVPADRKLYALRDVSGTVPSIPLICASIMSKKMAEGLNALVLDVKWGSGAFMRKQEDAKTLAQAMVATGQRMNVRTTALLTDMNQPHGRMAGNAVEVDESVATLQGKGPADLVELCFALTAELLISTGLEKTAAAAKKRLQGLIDSGAALEKFREMVAAQGGNLDAKRPIAPACEVTASRAGYIAAMNVEQLGFAIIELGGGRQKLGDKLDFSTGLEMLVRLGDKVDRGQPLVRVFAPPAKAETAKKMIAAAISISGQPVTPPPLIVERIIAS